A genomic segment from Hypomesus transpacificus isolate Combined female chromosome 13, fHypTra1, whole genome shotgun sequence encodes:
- the nrxn1a gene encoding neurexin 1a produces the protein MSASVCAMAVCVWAAAPLLFLGLCLCSVGGQARGEVLEFGGVSGQWGRFPVWNACCESVLSFSLRTHSQEGLLLYLDDEGFCDFLELLLLHGRLRLRFSIFCAEPAEVQSGVAVSDGRWHAVRVKRDWRNTTLEVDGMEGWAEVKSKRRDMTVFSHTFMGGVSPELHSSPLRLTSPAIREHNPFRGWVTAVTVNGSATALEESEGVAVSSGCGPDHVCQNGGVCSVVNDQRICDCSHTGYQGNDCSEVHSYSPGLAHLMIGDQGCSCL, from the exons ATGAGTGCGAGCGTGTGTGCGATGGCGGTGTGCGTGTGGGCCGCGGCCCCCCTGCTGTTCCTGGGGCTGTGTCTGTGCAGCGTGGGGGGGCAGGCCCGCGGGGAGGTGCTGGAGTTTGGGGGCGTGTCGGGCCAGTGGGGCCGCTTCCCGGTGTGGAACGCCTGCTGCGAGAGCGTGCTCAGCTTCAGCCTGCGGACTCACAGCCAGGAGGGCCTGCTGCTCTACCTGGACGACGAGGGATTCTGCGACTTCCTGGAGCTGCTCCTGCTCCACGGCCGCCTCCGCCTGCGCTTCTCCATCTTCTGCGCCGAGCCGGCGGAGGTCCAGTCGGGTGTGGCGGTGAGCGACGGACGCTGGCACGCCGTGCGCGTCAAGCGCGACTGGAGGAATACCACGCTTGAGGTGGACGGGATGGAGGGCTGGGCGGAGGTGAAGAGCAAGCGCCGAGACATGACGGTGTTCAGCCACACCTTCATGGGCGGGGTGTCTCCGGAGCTGCACTCGTCCCCGCTGCGCCTCACCTCGCCCGCCATCAGAGAACACAACCCTTTCCGGGGCTGGGTCACCGCGGTGACGGTGAACGGCTCGGCGACCGCGCTGGAGGAGTCGGAGGGCGTGGCCGTGAGCTCGGGGTGTGGGCCCGACCACGTGTGTCAGAACGGAGGCGTGTGCAGCGTCGTGAACGACCAGCGCATCTGCGACTGCTCCCACACCGGTTACCAAGGCAACGACTGCAGTGAAG TGCACAGCTACAGCCCAG GTCTGGCTCACTTGATGATCGGCGACCAAG GCTGCAGTTGTCTCTAG